A DNA window from Guyparkeria halophila contains the following coding sequences:
- the gorA gene encoding glutathione-disulfide reductase, translating to MSGKHFDMIVLGGGSGGLAVAERASQHGKRVAVVEPTALGGTCVNVGCVPKKVMWYAANLAHDRADAVDWGFPEAPGAVDFGTLVKKRREFIAGITNFWNGYAKDLKLEVIEGYGRLAGDNQVDVDGTTYTADHIVISTGGRPLVPPVTGAEHGITSDGFFELDELPQKTAVIGGGYIGVELAGVLRSLGSQVTLLDMLDTVLAPFDPLIRETATENLHQMGIETHLPYKVSKLEKTDKGTIIHGADGEQLGPFNQVIWAVGRKPNTDNIGLDQAGVAVEKNGMIPVDAYQNTNVEGIYAIGDIIGKYPLTPVAIAAGRRLSDRLFDGQNDAHLEYETIPTVVFAHPALGTVGLTEPQAVERYGKKQVTIYETTFTPMRYALSSHGFKTAMKLVCVGKEERVAGLHLVGDGADEMLQGFAVAVKAGLTKGQFDDTVALHPTSAEELVTLKSPRD from the coding sequence ATGAGTGGCAAGCATTTCGACATGATCGTCCTCGGCGGCGGCTCCGGTGGCCTGGCGGTCGCCGAGCGGGCCTCCCAGCACGGCAAGCGCGTCGCCGTGGTCGAGCCCACCGCGCTCGGCGGCACGTGCGTCAACGTCGGCTGCGTGCCGAAGAAGGTCATGTGGTACGCCGCCAACCTCGCCCACGACCGGGCGGACGCCGTCGACTGGGGCTTCCCCGAGGCGCCGGGCGCAGTGGACTTCGGCACGCTGGTGAAAAAGCGCCGCGAGTTCATCGCCGGCATCACGAATTTCTGGAACGGCTACGCCAAGGACCTCAAGCTCGAGGTGATCGAGGGCTACGGCCGCCTGGCCGGTGATAACCAGGTCGATGTCGACGGCACCACCTACACCGCCGATCACATCGTGATCTCCACCGGCGGCCGCCCGCTGGTCCCGCCGGTGACGGGCGCCGAGCACGGCATCACCTCGGACGGCTTCTTCGAGCTCGACGAGCTGCCGCAGAAGACCGCCGTGATCGGTGGTGGCTACATCGGCGTGGAGCTCGCCGGTGTGCTGCGCTCGCTGGGTAGCCAGGTGACCCTGCTCGACATGCTCGACACGGTGCTCGCACCGTTCGACCCGCTGATCCGCGAGACGGCCACCGAGAACCTCCACCAGATGGGCATCGAGACCCACCTGCCGTACAAGGTGTCCAAGCTCGAGAAGACCGACAAGGGCACGATCATCCACGGTGCGGACGGCGAGCAGCTCGGTCCGTTCAACCAGGTGATCTGGGCGGTGGGCCGCAAGCCGAACACCGATAACATTGGGCTGGACCAGGCCGGCGTCGCGGTGGAGAAGAACGGCATGATCCCGGTCGATGCCTACCAGAACACCAATGTCGAGGGCATCTACGCCATCGGCGACATCATCGGCAAGTACCCGCTCACCCCGGTGGCCATCGCCGCCGGGCGGCGCCTGTCCGATCGCCTGTTCGACGGCCAGAACGACGCCCACCTCGAGTACGAGACCATCCCGACCGTGGTCTTCGCCCACCCGGCCCTGGGCACGGTCGGCCTGACCGAACCGCAGGCGGTCGAGCGTTACGGCAAGAAGCAGGTGACCATCTACGAGACCACCTTCACGCCGATGCGTTACGCGCTCTCCTCGCACGGCTTCAAGACGGCGATGAAGCTGGTCTGCGTCGGCAAGGAAGAGCGTGTCGCCGGGCTGCACCTGGTCGGCGACGGTGCTGACGAGATGTTGCAGGGCTTCGCCGTCGCGGTGAAGGCCGGCCTGACCAAGGGGCAGTTCGACGACACCGTCGCCCTGCACCCGACCTCGGCCGAGGAGCTGGTCACGCTCAAGAGCCCGCGCGACTGA
- a CDS encoding RsmB/NOP family class I SAM-dependent RNA methyltransferase: MSDPTQPRSPTPGDDWPAPDLPRGRTFPAQLLLAADLLERITEQGLPADRSLQRELAARRKMGRRDRERVRELTLFVLRQRQVLDWLLDDSAASMAARVAAALSLADALDPVLAEVAGLTPEAAASLARRRAGRFASLPWTVRFNLDPAAAAQWQAWQPDAPETLARALDARAPVDLHANPRHGDRDALIDELAGAEIEARGIAGLPLGVRLERPARLTRLPAFEAGGFEVQDAGSQWVVRALQAQPGERVLDLCAGAGGKSLGLLDEARGQLRLTACDLHPERLDRLRTRTQRHGDTTLELRALDATQALPADLAGFDRVLIDAPCSGSGTWRRHPELRGAAIDWDGLAETQCQLLERGSQATRPGGRLVYATCSLWPAENEAIVEAFLARHPSWTATRPTLEGLPDDAVTPDGWVRLRPDRHGCDGFFIACLQAPGDRPTA; the protein is encoded by the coding sequence ATGAGCGACCCGACCCAGCCCCGAAGCCCGACCCCCGGCGACGACTGGCCCGCCCCCGATCTGCCCCGCGGGCGCACCTTCCCGGCCCAGCTGCTGCTGGCCGCCGACTTGCTCGAGCGGATCACCGAACAGGGCCTGCCCGCCGACCGCAGCCTGCAACGCGAACTGGCCGCACGACGCAAGATGGGCCGCCGGGACCGCGAGCGGGTGCGCGAACTGACCCTGTTCGTGCTGCGCCAGCGCCAGGTGCTCGACTGGCTGCTCGACGACAGCGCAGCGAGCATGGCCGCGCGGGTTGCTGCCGCCCTGTCGCTGGCCGACGCACTCGACCCGGTGCTCGCCGAGGTGGCCGGGCTGACACCCGAAGCCGCCGCCTCCTTGGCCCGACGCCGCGCCGGGCGGTTCGCCTCGCTGCCCTGGACCGTTCGCTTCAACCTGGACCCGGCCGCCGCCGCGCAATGGCAAGCCTGGCAGCCCGACGCCCCCGAGACGCTGGCCCGGGCGCTGGATGCCCGTGCACCCGTCGACCTGCATGCCAACCCACGCCACGGCGATCGCGACGCGCTGATCGACGAGCTGGCCGGGGCGGAGATCGAGGCCAGGGGGATCGCCGGGCTGCCGCTGGGCGTGCGTCTCGAGCGACCGGCGCGCCTGACCCGCCTACCCGCGTTCGAGGCCGGTGGGTTCGAGGTCCAGGACGCCGGCAGCCAATGGGTGGTGCGCGCCCTGCAGGCCCAACCGGGCGAGCGGGTCCTGGATCTCTGCGCCGGGGCCGGCGGCAAGAGCCTTGGGCTGCTCGACGAGGCCCGCGGCCAGCTGCGCCTGACCGCCTGCGACCTTCACCCCGAACGCCTCGATCGGCTGCGCACACGCACCCAGCGTCATGGCGACACGACCCTCGAGCTACGCGCACTCGATGCCACCCAAGCATTGCCCGCGGACCTTGCCGGCTTTGACCGGGTGCTGATCGACGCCCCCTGCAGCGGCTCGGGCACCTGGCGGCGTCACCCGGAACTGCGCGGGGCCGCCATCGACTGGGACGGGCTTGCCGAGACGCAATGCCAGCTGCTCGAACGGGGAAGCCAGGCCACGCGCCCCGGCGGACGGCTGGTCTACGCCACCTGCAGCCTGTGGCCGGCCGAGAACGAGGCCATCGTCGAGGCCTTCCTCGCCCGCCACCCCAGCTGGACCGCGACACGGCCCACACTCGAGGGCCTGCCGGACGACGCGGTGACGCCCGACGGGTGGGTTCGGCTGCGCCCCGACCGCCATGGCTGTGACGGCTTTTTCATTGCCTGCCTGCAGGCACCCGGTGACCGACCGACGGCCTGA
- a CDS encoding glutathione peroxidase: MLENREGQKVPNVTFRTRQNHDWLNVTTDEIFKGKTVAVFSLPGAFTPTCSSSHVPRFNELAPVFKKHGVDEIICISVNDAFVMNEWAEDQDADRIRFLPDGNGDFTEGMGLLVDKDDLGFGKRSWRYSMLVKDGTIEKMFIEPEKPGDPYEVSDADTMLDWLAPNAKKPHSIMMFSRKGCPFCARAKGMLHDAELEFDEIIVGDDVNLRAVRAVAQTETVPQVYIDGQKIGGSEEVETWLKQNGY; the protein is encoded by the coding sequence ATGCTGGAGAATCGTGAAGGCCAGAAGGTACCCAACGTCACCTTCCGCACCCGTCAGAACCATGACTGGCTCAACGTGACCACCGACGAGATCTTCAAGGGCAAGACCGTCGCTGTGTTCTCGCTGCCGGGCGCGTTCACGCCTACCTGCTCCTCGAGCCACGTGCCGCGCTTCAACGAGCTCGCACCGGTATTCAAGAAGCACGGCGTCGACGAGATCATTTGCATCTCGGTCAACGATGCCTTCGTCATGAACGAGTGGGCCGAGGACCAGGACGCCGACCGCATCCGCTTCCTGCCGGATGGCAACGGCGACTTCACCGAGGGCATGGGCCTGCTGGTCGACAAGGACGACCTGGGCTTTGGCAAGCGCTCCTGGCGCTACTCCATGCTGGTCAAGGACGGCACCATCGAGAAGATGTTCATCGAGCCGGAGAAGCCGGGCGACCCCTACGAGGTCTCAGATGCCGACACCATGCTCGACTGGCTGGCACCGAACGCCAAGAAGCCGCACTCGATCATGATGTTCTCGCGCAAGGGCTGCCCGTTCTGTGCACGTGCCAAGGGCATGCTGCACGACGCGGAGCTGGAGTTCGACGAGATCATCGTCGGTGACGACGTCAACCTGCGCGCCGTGCGCGCCGTCGCCCAGACTGAGACCGTCCCGCAGGTCTACATCGACGGTCAGAAGATCGGCGGCAGCGAGGAAGTCGAGACCTGGCTCAAGCAGAACGGCTACTGA
- the lysA gene encoding diaminopimelate decarboxylase has translation MPQSELPPFFSRNDAGDLQIEQVSAAEIVERFDSPTYVYSRAAIESAFNALTAAFGERAHRICYAVKANSNIGILNVLARLGAGFDIVSYGELARVMAAGGDPGKTVFSGVGKSADEIRGALEAGIGCLNVESEAELQQIADIAAEMQQSAPISLRVNPDVDARTHPYISTGLKDNKFGIAIDEALPLYEWAHAHPALEVTGIDCHIGSQLTDVSPFRDAAERVMKLAHRLAERGIELKHLDLGGGLGIRYTDETPPAAADWIEAIRSVVDADPLARELPIWIEPGRFIAGPAGALLTRVEYLKPGEHKSFAIVDAAMNDLMRPALYGSDMAIVPAGQGDGERHPGTWEIVGPICETGDFLGHERPLDLAAGDLLAVLGAGAYGFSMASNYNTRPRAAEVLVDGRAIHEIRRREPLDSLWALEQLPAAD, from the coding sequence GTGCCCCAGAGCGAACTGCCCCCCTTCTTCTCCCGCAACGACGCCGGTGACCTCCAGATCGAGCAGGTGAGCGCCGCCGAGATCGTCGAGCGTTTCGACTCGCCCACCTACGTCTACTCGCGTGCGGCGATCGAGTCGGCCTTCAACGCCCTGACCGCCGCCTTCGGCGAGCGGGCCCACCGCATCTGCTACGCGGTCAAGGCCAACAGCAACATCGGCATCCTCAACGTGCTCGCGCGTCTGGGGGCCGGCTTCGACATCGTCTCCTACGGCGAACTGGCCCGGGTGATGGCCGCCGGCGGCGACCCGGGCAAGACGGTCTTTTCCGGCGTGGGCAAGTCGGCCGACGAAATCCGCGGCGCGCTCGAGGCCGGCATCGGCTGCCTGAACGTCGAGTCCGAGGCCGAATTGCAACAAATAGCCGACATTGCGGCCGAAATGCAGCAATCCGCGCCGATCTCCTTGCGCGTCAACCCGGACGTCGATGCCCGCACGCACCCCTATATCTCCACCGGGCTCAAGGACAACAAGTTCGGCATCGCGATCGACGAGGCGCTGCCGCTCTACGAGTGGGCACACGCGCATCCAGCGCTCGAGGTCACGGGCATCGACTGCCACATCGGCTCGCAACTGACCGACGTCAGCCCGTTTCGCGATGCCGCCGAGCGGGTGATGAAGCTCGCCCATCGCCTGGCCGAGCGCGGCATCGAGCTCAAGCACCTCGATCTCGGCGGCGGACTCGGCATCCGCTACACCGACGAGACCCCGCCGGCGGCCGCCGACTGGATCGAGGCCATCCGCTCGGTGGTCGATGCCGATCCGCTGGCCCGCGAGCTACCGATCTGGATCGAACCGGGCCGCTTCATCGCCGGGCCGGCCGGCGCCCTGCTCACCCGCGTCGAGTACCTCAAGCCCGGCGAGCACAAGTCGTTCGCCATCGTCGACGCGGCCATGAACGACCTGATGCGCCCGGCGCTGTACGGCAGCGACATGGCGATCGTCCCGGCCGGCCAGGGAGATGGCGAACGCCACCCGGGCACCTGGGAGATCGTCGGCCCGATCTGCGAGACCGGCGACTTCCTCGGCCACGAGCGCCCGCTGGATCTCGCCGCCGGCGATCTGCTCGCCGTGCTGGGCGCGGGCGCCTACGGCTTTTCCATGGCCTCGAACTACAACACCCGACCGCGCGCGGCCGAGGTGCTGGTCGACGGTCGCGCCATCCACGAAATCCGCCGGCGCGAACCGCTCGATTCCCTCTGGGCCCTCGAGCAGCTCCCCGCCGCCGACTGA
- the lptM gene encoding LPS translocon maturation chaperone LptM, producing the protein MQRASSIPTLARHLGAGLLLATLLAGCGQKGPLYLPDDAPTTATDDGADRNATTTDQD; encoded by the coding sequence ATGCAACGCGCCTCATCGATCCCGACGCTGGCCCGCCACCTCGGCGCCGGCCTTCTCTTGGCCACGCTGCTGGCCGGCTGCGGCCAGAAGGGCCCGCTCTACCTCCCCGACGACGCGCCAACGACCGCGACCGACGACGGCGCCGACCGCAACGCCACCACTACCGATCAGGACTGA